In the genome of Luteibacter yeojuensis, one region contains:
- a CDS encoding rod shape-determining protein → MFKKFRGLFSNDISIDLGTANTLIYVRGQGIVLNEPSVVAIRQDRGPGGPRAVAAVGGDAKRMLGRTPGNIATVRPMKDGVIADFTMTEAMLQHFIKQVHRSRMLRPSPRVLVCVPCGSTQVERRAIKESAEGAGARDVFLIEEPMAAAIGAGIPVHEARGSMVLDIGGGTSEVAVISLNGIVYSQSVRVGGDRFDEAIINYVRRNHGTLIGESTAERIKLEIGCAFPQGEVREIEISGRNLAEGVPRMFTINSNEVLEALHEPLSGIVAAVKAALEQTPPELCSDVAERGIVLTGGGALLRDLDRLISEETGLHVQVADDPLTCVARGGGKALEMIDQHGSDFFAFE, encoded by the coding sequence ATGTTCAAGAAGTTCCGCGGACTCTTTTCTAACGACATTTCCATCGACCTCGGCACGGCGAACACGCTCATTTATGTGCGCGGGCAGGGCATCGTCCTCAACGAACCGTCGGTGGTGGCGATCCGCCAGGACCGCGGTCCCGGCGGCCCCCGTGCCGTCGCGGCCGTGGGCGGCGACGCCAAGCGCATGCTGGGCCGTACCCCGGGCAACATCGCCACGGTGCGCCCCATGAAGGATGGCGTCATCGCCGACTTCACCATGACCGAGGCGATGCTGCAGCACTTCATCAAGCAGGTGCACCGTTCGCGCATGTTGCGCCCGAGCCCGCGCGTGCTGGTCTGCGTGCCCTGCGGCTCCACCCAGGTGGAACGCCGCGCCATCAAGGAATCGGCCGAAGGCGCCGGTGCCCGCGACGTCTTCCTCATCGAGGAGCCCATGGCCGCCGCGATCGGCGCCGGCATCCCGGTGCACGAGGCGCGCGGCTCCATGGTGCTGGACATCGGCGGCGGCACCTCCGAGGTGGCCGTCATCTCGCTCAACGGCATCGTCTACTCGCAGTCCGTGCGCGTGGGTGGCGACCGCTTCGACGAGGCCATCATCAACTACGTGCGCCGCAACCACGGCACCCTCATCGGCGAGTCCACCGCCGAGCGGATCAAGCTCGAGATCGGCTGCGCCTTCCCGCAGGGCGAGGTGCGCGAGATCGAGATTTCCGGCCGCAACCTCGCCGAGGGCGTGCCGCGCATGTTCACGATCAACTCCAACGAAGTGCTGGAAGCCCTCCACGAGCCGCTGTCCGGCATCGTGGCCGCCGTGAAGGCGGCGCTGGAACAGACCCCGCCGGAGCTCTGCTCCGACGTGGCCGAGCGCGGCATCGTGCTCACCGGCGGCGGCGCGCTGCTGCGCGATCTGGATCGCCTGATCTCCGAGGAAACCGGCCTGCACGTGCAGGTCGCCGACGACCCGCTGACCTGCGTGGCCCGCGGCGGCGGCAAGGCCCTGGAGATGATCGACCAGCACGGCAGCGATTTCTTCGCGTTCGAATGA